Proteins from one Phocoena phocoena chromosome 7, mPhoPho1.1, whole genome shotgun sequence genomic window:
- the NMUR1 gene encoding LOW QUALITY PROTEIN: neuromedin-U receptor 1 (The sequence of the model RefSeq protein was modified relative to this genomic sequence to represent the inferred CDS: inserted 2 bases in 2 codons) yields the protein MAWLRASRAEPGRKGSDLGKCPGQHSDSPARMFAVPSSPCLLSPITGGATRRAASALAALSLPVGSXLAPRLSVDRSXGRPPHARRVGSRPLDLAGRRLHGAGGSGAATFLGAVGNLSRTWVGACAFPAHLLCPHPAPATAGAPLCLNCSTLPGDRSLGTRSPVPCNGSRALGPFDPQDLNLTDEELRLKYLGPQQTELFVPICVTYLLIFVVGAVGNALTCMVILRHRTMRTPTNYYLFSLAVSDLLVLLLGLPLELYEMWRNYPFLLGPGGCYFRTLLFETVCLASVLNVTALSIGRYVAVVHPLQVRSVVTHAHVRRVLGAIWGLALLCSLPNTSLHGIRQLDVPCRGTVPDSAVCTLVHRRALYNLVVQVTALLFFCLPMATISVLYLLIGLRLRRDQLLIRRQEAKGRARTSNGRRLQLLQDRGRTQVTKMLFVLVVVFGICWAPFHIDRLMWSLVSHWTEGLHLAFQYVHVVSGVFFYFSSAANPVLYSLMSSRFRDTFREALCLGTRCRCHGSRRSSHSLSRVTTGSTLYDMGSPRSRAQPLAENDGPEGWQETDPSREEPQAASP from the exons ATGGCCTGGCTCCGAGCCAGCCGAGCAGAGCCAGGTCGAAAGGGCTCTGACCTGGGAAAGTGCCCAGGTCAGCACAGCGACTCTCCTGCTCGGATGTTTGCTGTTCCCAGCTCTCCGTGTTTGCTGAGCCCGATTACTG GCGGGGCGACCCGGCGGGCTGCTAGTGCGCTGGCCGCCCTCAGTCTGCCCGTCGGCT CTCTGGCGCCGCGTCTGTCCGTCGATAGAT GCGGACGCCCGCCCCACGCTCGGCGGGTGGGCTCCCGGCCCCTGGATCTCGCGGGGCGCAGACTGCA CGGGGCTGGGGGCTCCGGTGCAGCGACCTTTCTCGGGGCAGTAGGGAACCTCTCTCGAACCTGGGTTGGCGCCTGCGCATTCCCAGCTCATCTCCTCTGTCCCCACCCGGCTCCCGCAACAGCCGGC gctCCTCTCTGCCTCAATTGCTCCACCCTCCCTGGAGACAGGTCCCTGGGTACAAGGAGCCCGGTGCCCTGCAATGGCAGCAGGGCCCTGGGGCCCTTTGACCCCCAGGACTTGAACCTGACTGATGAGGAGCTCAGGCTCAAGTACCTGGGGCCCCAGCAGACGGAGCTGTTCGTGCCCATCTGTGTCACGTACCTGTTGATCTTCGTGGTGGGCGCCGTGGGCAACGCGCTGACCTGCATGGTCATTCTGCGCCACCGGACCATGCGCACGCCCACCAACTACTACCTCTTCAGCCTGGCCGTGTCGGATCTGCTGGTGCTGCTTCTGGGTCTGCCCCTGGAGCTCTACGAGATGTGGCGCAACTACCCTTTCCTGCTGGGCCCCGGTGGCTGCTACTTCCGCACGCTGCTCTTCGAGACTGTCTGCCTGGCCTCGGTGCTCAACGTCACCGCCCTGAGCATAGGGCGCTACGTGGCCGTGGTGCACCCGCTGCAGGTCAGGTCCGTAGTGACTCACGCCCACGTGCGCCGTGTGCTCGGGGCCATCTGGGGTCTTGCcctgctctgctctctgcccaATACCAGCCTGCACGGCATTCGGCAGCTGGACGTGCCCTGCCGGGGCACGGTGCCCGACTCGGCCGTGTGCACCTTGGTCCACCGGAGAGCCCTCTACAACCTGGTCGTGCAGGTCACCGCGCTGCTCTTCTTCTGCCTGCCCATGGCCACCATCAGCGTGCTCTACCTGCTCATCGGGCTGCGGCTGCGGCGTGACCAGCTGCTGATCCGCAGGCAGGAGGCTAAGGGCAGGGCCAGGACTAGCAACGGCCGCAGGCTCCAGCTGCTGCAGGATAGGGGTCGGACACAGGTGACCAAGATGTTGT TTGTCCTGGTCGTGGTGTTTGGGATCTGCTGGGCCCCGTTCCACATCGACCGCCTCATGTGGAGCCTTGTGTCCCACTGGACCGAGGGCCTGCACCTGGCCTTCCAGTACGTGCACGTCGTCTCCGGCGTCTTCTTCTACTTTAGCTCGGCCGCCaaccctgtgctctacagcctcaTGTCCAGCCGCTTCCGGGACACCTTCCGGGAGGCCCTGTGCCTGGGGACCCGGTGCCGCTGCCACGGATCCCGCCGCAGCTCTCACAGCCTCAGCAGGGTGACCACGGGCAGCACCCTGTATGACATGGGCTCCCCCCGCAGCAGGGCCCAGCCCCTGGCTGAGAATGATGGCCCAGAGGGGTGGCAAGAGACGGACCCCTCCCGAGAGGAGCCTCAGGCAGCTTCACCCTGA